The following are encoded together in the Streptomyces sp. NBC_01465 genome:
- a CDS encoding DNA-binding protein codes for MATEGFPKIGAPAERALANAGYTGLAQLAGVSEKELKKLHGMGPKALGILREALAAEGLSFADE; via the coding sequence ATGGCGACAGAAGGCTTCCCCAAGATCGGCGCACCCGCCGAGCGCGCCCTCGCAAACGCCGGATACACCGGCCTCGCGCAGCTCGCAGGCGTCAGCGAGAAGGAGCTGAAGAAGCTGCACGGCATGGGCCCCAAGGCCCTCGGCATCCTGCGCGAAGCGCTTGCAGCCGAAGGGCTGAGCTTCGCTGACGAATGA
- a CDS encoding SH3 domain-containing protein: protein MRSTTMSRTARTLTAAVAATVGVLALAASTVATAAPAPAPAHRAPAVQAPALVCTVNDNGVNFRGGPGSQYPVLGQVNRGQNLNYRGRTGDWIMGDLWGGTTGVWIYIAYLDC, encoded by the coding sequence ATGCGATCAACCACCATGTCCCGGACCGCACGCACCCTGACCGCCGCCGTAGCCGCCACCGTCGGCGTCCTCGCCCTGGCCGCTTCCACGGTCGCCACCGCCGCCCCTGCCCCCGCACCCGCGCACCGCGCGCCCGCCGTCCAGGCTCCTGCCCTGGTCTGCACGGTCAATGACAACGGCGTCAATTTCCGGGGCGGCCCCGGCTCGCAATACCCGGTCCTCGGCCAGGTCAACAGGGGCCAGAACCTCAATTACCGCGGCCGGACCGGCGACTGGATCATGGGCGATCTGTGGGGCGGGACCACCGGCGTCTGGATCTACATCGCCTACCTCGACTGCTAG
- a CDS encoding GNAT family N-acetyltransferase, with protein MTEIRRATARDAKRLTRLVRTSGAYREPYASMVAGYRIGSDYIEIHEVYVAVGEDGQVLGFYALLLEAAELDLMFVADSAQGLGIGRQLVEHMVSQAYAAGLDRVRVVSHPPAEGFYRSVGAERVGTVPASPPAVAWDRPELVFPIALRRT; from the coding sequence ATGACAGAGATCCGGCGGGCGACCGCCCGGGACGCCAAGCGGCTGACCCGGCTGGTGCGCACTTCGGGCGCCTACCGGGAGCCGTACGCGTCGATGGTCGCCGGCTACCGGATCGGGTCCGACTACATCGAGATCCACGAGGTGTACGTCGCCGTCGGCGAGGACGGGCAGGTGCTCGGCTTCTACGCCCTGCTGCTCGAAGCCGCCGAACTCGACCTGATGTTCGTCGCGGACTCCGCGCAGGGGCTCGGTATCGGCCGGCAGCTCGTCGAGCACATGGTGAGCCAGGCGTACGCCGCCGGTCTCGACCGGGTCCGGGTGGTCTCGCACCCGCCCGCCGAGGGCTTCTACCGCAGTGTGGGCGCGGAAAGGGTCGGCACCGTGCCCGCCAGTCCGCCCGCGGTGGCGTGGGACCGGCCCGAGCTGGTCTTCCCGATCGCGCTACGGCGCACGTAA
- a CDS encoding ornithine cyclodeaminase family protein has protein sequence MTRILTRSDLLAALDPESCAAALRDGFRRADSVAVPGQRIRTDLPFPGTATALIPGLLPGIDAYTVKVNAKFPGASPALRGVICLHSARDGELLGLLDSATITAWRTGLAAALGTHLLAVPSDGTVVGVIGAGAQAELMVRGLRSLRPFAGLVVYDTDPDRAATFASAHGGRALASAPEVAAAADIVLLATWSRTPLLGLADARPGQHFTTLGADEPGKQELAADLLASSLLVVDNRELAASMGALAAAGLPATAADATLGEILRAEHPGRTDASSATVYAPVGLPWQDLALSWLAYRQAEEQGLGTEIDLLA, from the coding sequence ATGACGCGCATCCTGACCCGCAGCGACCTCCTGGCGGCGCTCGACCCCGAGTCCTGCGCCGCAGCCCTGCGGGACGGTTTCCGCAGGGCCGACTCCGTGGCCGTACCCGGTCAGCGGATCCGCACCGACCTCCCCTTCCCCGGTACGGCGACGGCGCTGATCCCCGGGCTCCTGCCGGGGATCGACGCGTACACGGTCAAGGTCAACGCCAAGTTCCCCGGCGCGAGTCCCGCCTTGCGCGGCGTGATCTGCCTGCACAGCGCCCGCGACGGCGAACTCCTCGGCCTCCTGGACTCGGCCACGATCACGGCCTGGCGGACCGGCCTCGCGGCGGCGCTGGGCACGCACCTCCTTGCCGTGCCCTCGGACGGTACGGTCGTCGGGGTCATCGGCGCGGGTGCCCAGGCGGAGCTGATGGTGCGGGGGCTGCGGAGCCTGCGTCCCTTCGCGGGCCTCGTCGTGTACGACACCGACCCGGACCGAGCCGCCACCTTCGCCTCCGCCCACGGCGGCCGCGCCCTCGCCTCCGCGCCCGAGGTCGCCGCAGCCGCCGACATCGTGCTGCTCGCCACCTGGTCACGGACCCCGCTCCTCGGCCTCGCGGACGCCCGGCCGGGACAGCACTTCACCACCCTCGGCGCCGACGAACCCGGCAAGCAGGAGCTGGCCGCGGACCTCCTCGCCTCGTCGCTCCTCGTGGTCGACAACCGCGAACTGGCTGCATCCATGGGCGCATTGGCCGCAGCAGGTCTCCCCGCCACCGCCGCGGACGCGACCCTCGGCGAGATCCTCCGCGCCGAGCACCCGGGCCGCACCGACGCGTCGTCGGCCACGGTCTACGCCCCCGTCGGCCTCCCCTGGCAGGACCTCGCGCTGTCCTGGCTCGCGTACCGGCAGGCGGAGGAGCAGGGGCTCGGCACGGAGATCGACCTGCTCGCGTAG
- a CDS encoding polysaccharide deacetylase family protein, with the protein MKTLAGAATAVFLAAALAGCSSLHGVTSPRSERESAPKDAKVAAGEVDCRKAKCVALTFDGGPSAPTPKLLDILKKEKLHATFFLQGKGHIDTYPETVRRMAADGNEIANHTWSHAVLTDIKPAQVREELAKVQDPIEKLTGKKPTLMRPPQGRTNDDVSKIMREMGLAQILWSVTAKDYETTDTALITKRVLDKTERDGIILLHDRYKGTIPAVPGIIAELRKRGYTIVTVSQLIAPSKPEPGKVYRP; encoded by the coding sequence ATGAAAACTCTGGCCGGGGCGGCGACAGCCGTGTTCCTGGCGGCGGCACTCGCGGGCTGCAGCTCGCTCCACGGGGTCACCTCGCCGCGCAGCGAGCGCGAGAGCGCACCGAAGGACGCCAAGGTCGCGGCAGGAGAGGTCGACTGCCGCAAGGCCAAGTGCGTCGCGCTCACCTTCGACGGCGGCCCGAGCGCCCCCACCCCCAAGCTGCTCGACATCCTGAAGAAGGAGAAGCTCCACGCGACCTTCTTCCTGCAGGGCAAGGGCCACATCGACACGTACCCGGAGACGGTCCGCCGCATGGCGGCCGACGGGAACGAGATAGCCAACCACACCTGGTCGCACGCGGTCCTGACGGACATCAAGCCGGCGCAGGTACGCGAAGAGCTCGCCAAGGTCCAGGACCCCATCGAGAAGCTCACCGGAAAGAAGCCCACGCTGATGCGCCCGCCGCAGGGCCGCACCAACGACGACGTCTCGAAGATCATGCGCGAGATGGGCCTCGCGCAGATCCTGTGGAGCGTCACCGCCAAGGACTACGAGACGACCGACACCGCGCTCATCACCAAGCGGGTCCTCGACAAGACCGAGCGCGACGGCATCATCCTGCTGCACGACCGCTACAAGGGCACGATCCCCGCTGTCCCGGGGATCATCGCGGAGCTGCGCAAGCGCGGCTACACGATCGTCACGGTCTCCCAGCTGATAGCCCCGTCGAAGCCGGAGCCGGGCAAGGTCTACCGTCCCTGA
- a CDS encoding antitoxin, producing the protein MSVMDKLKQMLKGHEDQAGQAVDKAGDFVDDKTQGKYSSQVDSVQDKVKDQLGSKSQDPPQA; encoded by the coding sequence ATGTCAGTCATGGACAAGCTCAAGCAGATGCTCAAGGGTCACGAGGACCAGGCCGGGCAGGCAGTCGACAAGGCGGGCGACTTCGTCGACGACAAGACGCAGGGGAAGTACAGCAGCCAGGTCGACTCCGTACAGGACAAGGTCAAGGACCAGCTCGGCAGCAAGTCCCAGGACCCCCCGCAGGCCTGA
- a CDS encoding acyl-CoA dehydrogenase family protein — translation MSGFSLELTEEQRDLKEWIHGFAADVVRPAASEWDEREETPWPVIQEAAKIGLYGFESLADMYGDPSGLSLQIANEELFWGDAGIGMALFGTSLAVAGIFSSGTPDQLAEWVPQCFGDETDPKLAAFCVSEPQAGSDVSSLRTRARYDEAKDEWVINGQKAWITNGGIANVHVVVASVDPELGARGQAAFIVPPETPGLAGNRKIKKLGLRASYTADVFLDDVRVPGHCLLGGKERLDRRLARAREGGRAKGQAAMATFEVSRPTVGAQALGIARAAYEYALDYAGDREAFGRPIIENQSIAFALADMRTEIESVRLLIWQAAWMARNDKTFDAAQGSMSKLRAGELAVSATEKAIQILGGAGYSREHPVERMYRDAKIYTIFEGTSEIQRLVIARAISGRHIR, via the coding sequence ATGAGCGGCTTCTCCCTCGAACTCACCGAGGAACAGCGGGACTTGAAGGAGTGGATCCACGGCTTCGCGGCCGACGTGGTCCGCCCGGCGGCGTCCGAGTGGGACGAACGCGAGGAGACCCCCTGGCCCGTCATCCAGGAGGCGGCCAAGATCGGCCTGTACGGATTCGAGTCCCTCGCCGACATGTACGGCGACCCCAGCGGACTCTCCCTGCAGATCGCCAACGAGGAGCTCTTCTGGGGCGACGCGGGCATCGGCATGGCCCTGTTCGGTACGTCCCTCGCGGTCGCCGGCATCTTCTCCTCGGGTACGCCGGACCAGCTGGCGGAGTGGGTCCCCCAGTGCTTCGGCGACGAGACCGACCCGAAGCTCGCGGCGTTCTGCGTCTCGGAGCCCCAGGCGGGCTCGGACGTCTCGTCGCTGCGCACGCGCGCACGCTACGACGAGGCGAAGGACGAGTGGGTGATCAACGGCCAGAAGGCGTGGATCACCAACGGCGGCATAGCCAACGTCCACGTGGTCGTCGCCTCGGTCGACCCCGAACTCGGCGCACGCGGCCAGGCGGCCTTCATCGTCCCGCCGGAAACGCCGGGCCTGGCAGGCAACCGCAAGATCAAGAAGCTGGGCCTGCGCGCCTCGTACACGGCGGACGTCTTCCTGGACGACGTCCGGGTCCCCGGCCACTGTCTGCTGGGAGGCAAGGAGAGGCTGGACCGCCGTCTGGCCAGGGCCCGCGAGGGCGGCCGCGCGAAGGGCCAGGCCGCGATGGCCACGTTCGAGGTCAGCCGCCCGACGGTCGGCGCGCAGGCGCTGGGGATCGCGAGGGCCGCGTACGAATACGCCCTCGACTACGCGGGCGACCGCGAGGCCTTCGGTCGCCCCATCATCGAGAACCAGTCGATCGCCTTCGCGCTGGCGGACATGCGGACCGAGATCGAGTCGGTGCGGCTGCTGATCTGGCAGGCGGCCTGGATGGCGCGGAACGACAAGACCTTCGACGCGGCCCAGGGCTCGATGTCGAAGCTCCGGGCGGGCGAACTGGCCGTCTCCGCAACGGAGAAGGCGATCCAGATCCTGGGCGGTGCGGGCTACAGCCGGGAGCACCCGGTGGAGCGGATGTACCGCGACGCGAAGATCTACACGATATTTGAGGGCACGAGCGAGATCCAGCGCCTGGTCATCGCACGAGCAATCTCGGGCCGCCACATCCGCTGA
- a CDS encoding SCP2 sterol-binding domain-containing protein yields the protein MADHSIDDLAALDFSSVSPQEFAKIVKGLSASQIKEIAHGELRTRVLAEVFGRMERQFRPEATGSLNAMIRWKVAGETEAVYETAIANGTCTVTEGRSNAEPRVTLMMADADFLKLVSGNGNPVTMFMMRKLKIAGDVGLASGLTRYFDIPKA from the coding sequence GTGGCAGACCATTCCATCGACGACCTGGCCGCCCTGGACTTCTCCTCGGTGTCCCCGCAGGAGTTCGCGAAGATCGTCAAGGGGCTCTCGGCGTCCCAGATCAAGGAGATCGCCCACGGCGAGCTGCGGACGCGCGTCCTGGCGGAGGTCTTCGGGCGGATGGAGCGTCAGTTCCGCCCCGAGGCCACGGGATCGCTGAACGCCATGATCCGCTGGAAGGTCGCGGGCGAGACCGAAGCGGTCTACGAGACGGCGATTGCGAACGGCACCTGCACGGTCACCGAGGGCCGCTCCAACGCCGAGCCGCGCGTGACCCTGATGATGGCCGACGCGGACTTCCTCAAGCTGGTCTCCGGCAACGGCAACCCCGTGACGATGTTCATGATGCGCAAGCTCAAGATCGCGGGTGACGTGGGCCTGGCCTCGGGCCTCACCCGCTACTTCGACATCCCCAAGGCCTGA
- a CDS encoding AMP-dependent synthetase/ligase, with protein MGVRRDLKQAKRHGDLARRATVDVVRRDGDGAVREVRVAPLAAPPLSGSIADIPFTNAAEAPDAVVLRRKHRGQWRDVTAADFARQVTDLAKGLIAAGLEPGGRVALISRTRYEWTVLDFAIWAAGGQSVPVYSTSSSDQIEWILRDSGARFLITEGGESPATATASYADGLRRWRIDFNAVEELTALGRELEDAVVTKRRTALTPDTIATVCYTSGTTGRPKGCALTHGNLHAEAANTVELLHPLFKEVTGQAASTVLFLPLAHILGRTIQIACLMARIELGHCPSIKPQELRPELKSFRPTFIVGVPYLFEKIHDTGRATAEKIGRGASFDRADRIAVRYGEAALRKFTGTGPGPGPLLTAGWALYELLVYRQIRAELGGRLRYAISGGSPLDRRLNLFFYAAGLLIFEGYGLTETTAAATITPPLSPRPGTVGVPVPGTAIRVADDGEILIKGGIVFTSYWNNSAATDAVLSDEWFATGDLGALDADGYLTITGRKKDILVTSGGKNVSPSILEDRLRSRPPIGQCMVVGDNRSYIAALITLEPDAVRHWLSVRKRPTDTPFAALAKDPELLADVQRAVDYTNRAVSRAESIRRFALIEGEFTEENGLLTPSLKVKRQAVSAAYAEEIEALYHDRD; from the coding sequence ATGGGCGTTCGCAGAGATCTGAAGCAGGCCAAAAGACACGGAGACCTGGCGCGGCGCGCCACCGTCGACGTCGTCCGCAGGGACGGTGACGGCGCCGTACGGGAAGTGCGCGTCGCACCCCTCGCCGCACCACCCCTCAGCGGCAGCATCGCCGACATCCCCTTCACCAACGCTGCCGAAGCCCCGGACGCCGTCGTCCTGCGCCGCAAGCACCGCGGTCAGTGGCGCGACGTCACCGCTGCCGACTTCGCCCGCCAAGTCACCGACCTGGCCAAGGGGTTGATCGCCGCAGGCCTGGAGCCCGGCGGACGCGTCGCGCTCATTTCCCGTACGCGCTACGAGTGGACCGTGCTCGACTTCGCCATCTGGGCCGCAGGCGGCCAGAGCGTCCCCGTCTACTCCACCTCCTCCAGTGACCAGATCGAGTGGATCCTGCGCGACTCCGGCGCCCGCTTCCTCATCACCGAGGGCGGCGAGAGCCCCGCGACGGCCACCGCGAGCTACGCGGACGGGCTGCGACGCTGGCGCATCGACTTCAACGCCGTCGAGGAACTCACGGCATTAGGGCGGGAGTTGGAGGATGCCGTGGTGACCAAACGGCGCACCGCCCTCACCCCGGACACCATCGCCACCGTCTGCTACACCTCCGGCACCACGGGCCGCCCCAAGGGCTGCGCCCTCACCCACGGCAATCTGCACGCCGAGGCCGCCAACACCGTCGAGCTCCTGCACCCCCTCTTCAAGGAAGTCACCGGACAGGCCGCGTCCACGGTCCTCTTCCTCCCGCTCGCGCACATCCTCGGCCGCACCATCCAGATCGCCTGCCTGATGGCCCGCATCGAACTCGGCCACTGCCCCAGCATCAAGCCCCAGGAACTCCGCCCCGAACTCAAGAGTTTCCGGCCCACCTTCATCGTCGGCGTCCCGTACCTCTTCGAGAAGATCCACGACACCGGCCGCGCGACCGCCGAGAAGATCGGCCGCGGCGCCTCCTTCGACCGCGCCGACCGGATCGCCGTGCGCTACGGCGAGGCGGCCCTCCGCAAATTCACCGGCACGGGCCCCGGCCCCGGACCCCTCCTCACCGCGGGCTGGGCGCTCTACGAACTGCTCGTCTACCGCCAGATCCGCGCCGAGCTCGGCGGCCGCCTCCGCTACGCCATCAGCGGCGGCTCCCCGCTGGACCGCCGCCTCAACCTCTTCTTCTACGCGGCAGGCCTGCTCATCTTCGAGGGCTACGGACTGACCGAGACGACCGCCGCAGCCACCATCACCCCACCCCTCAGCCCCCGCCCCGGCACGGTCGGCGTGCCCGTCCCCGGCACCGCGATCCGCGTCGCCGACGACGGCGAGATCCTCATCAAGGGCGGCATCGTCTTCACCTCGTACTGGAACAACTCGGCAGCCACCGACGCCGTGCTGAGCGACGAGTGGTTCGCGACGGGTGACCTCGGCGCGCTCGACGCGGACGGCTACCTCACCATCACCGGCCGCAAGAAGGACATCCTCGTCACGTCCGGTGGCAAGAACGTCTCGCCGAGCATCCTGGAGGACCGCCTGCGCAGCCGCCCGCCGATCGGCCAGTGCATGGTCGTCGGCGACAACCGCTCGTACATCGCGGCGCTCATCACGCTGGAGCCGGACGCGGTCCGCCACTGGCTGTCCGTACGCAAACGCCCCACCGACACGCCCTTCGCCGCTCTCGCGAAGGACCCCGAGCTCCTCGCCGACGTGCAGCGGGCCGTCGACTACACCAACCGGGCCGTCTCGCGCGCCGAGTCGATCCGCAGATTCGCTCTGATCGAGGGGGAGTTCACCGAGGAGAACGGGCTCCTCACGCCCTCCCTCAAGGTCAAGCGCCAAGCCGTGTCCGCCGCCTACGCCGAAGAGATCGAGGCTCTCTACCATGACCGCGACTGA
- a CDS encoding GMC family oxidoreductase — translation MTATDLTYDYDVIVVGSGFGGSVSALRLTEKGYKVAVLEAGRRFTPATLPKNSWDLRNYLWAPRLRMYGIQRIHLLRNVMVLAGAGVGGGSLNYANTLYVPPPAFFQDAQWAHITDWEGELKPYYDQARRMLGVRLNPTVTEADRYLATTAEKMGVGDSFHLTPVGVFYGDGEDADGETKADPGATVPDPYFGGAGPDRKACTECGECMTGCRHGAKNTLNENYLYLAEKAGAAVHPLTTVTGVREDGQGGFEVTVVRTDKKRRRPKVLRSRRVVLAAGTYGTQTLLHRMKDTDALPAIPDRLGALTRTNSEALVGALTFPRCFGSQPDFTKGVAITSSIHPNATTHIENVRYGKGSNLMALLCVPQYSQNIPKPLAAALAFLRHPVMVARTAATHRWSERTIIGLVMQTHDNSLTTRLHRGRLTADQGHGAPNPVHIPEGWEASRLLAAEINGFAGTNLGELINKPLTAHFLGGCPIGATPEEGVIDPYHRLHGHPGISVVDGSAISANLGVNPSLTITAQAERAMSLWPNRGEEDRRPDQMAPYARLTAVAPHTPAVPDHAYGRLLLPMPKVRRIQPEGE, via the coding sequence ATGACCGCGACTGACCTCACCTACGACTACGACGTGATCGTCGTCGGCTCCGGCTTCGGCGGCTCCGTCTCCGCTCTGCGCCTCACGGAGAAGGGCTACAAGGTCGCCGTCCTCGAAGCCGGCCGCCGCTTCACCCCCGCCACCCTCCCCAAGAACTCCTGGGACCTGCGCAACTACCTCTGGGCGCCGCGCCTCCGCATGTACGGAATCCAGCGCATCCATCTCCTCCGCAATGTCATGGTCCTGGCGGGCGCAGGGGTCGGTGGCGGCTCCCTCAACTACGCCAACACCCTCTATGTCCCGCCGCCCGCCTTCTTCCAGGACGCCCAGTGGGCCCACATCACCGACTGGGAGGGTGAGTTGAAGCCGTACTACGACCAGGCGCGCCGCATGCTCGGCGTCCGCCTCAACCCGACCGTCACCGAGGCGGACCGCTACCTCGCCACGACCGCCGAGAAGATGGGCGTCGGCGACAGCTTCCACCTCACTCCGGTCGGAGTTTTCTACGGAGACGGCGAGGACGCCGACGGCGAGACGAAGGCCGACCCGGGCGCCACGGTCCCCGACCCGTACTTCGGCGGCGCGGGCCCCGACCGCAAGGCGTGCACCGAGTGCGGGGAGTGCATGACGGGCTGCCGCCACGGCGCCAAGAACACCCTCAACGAGAACTACCTCTACCTAGCCGAAAAGGCGGGCGCGGCCGTCCACCCGCTCACCACCGTCACCGGGGTCAGGGAGGACGGGCAGGGCGGCTTCGAGGTCACCGTCGTACGGACCGACAAGAAGCGACGCCGCCCGAAGGTGCTGCGCAGCCGCCGAGTTGTGCTCGCGGCCGGTACGTACGGAACGCAGACGCTGCTCCACCGCATGAAGGACACCGACGCGCTGCCCGCGATACCCGACCGGCTGGGCGCACTCACCCGCACCAACTCCGAAGCTCTGGTAGGGGCGTTGACGTTCCCGCGCTGCTTCGGAAGCCAGCCCGACTTCACCAAGGGCGTGGCGATCACCTCGTCCATCCACCCCAACGCCACCACCCACATCGAGAACGTCCGCTACGGCAAGGGCTCCAACCTGATGGCGCTGCTCTGCGTCCCCCAGTACTCCCAGAACATCCCCAAGCCGCTCGCCGCGGCCCTCGCCTTCCTCCGCCACCCCGTGATGGTCGCGCGCACGGCCGCGACGCACCGGTGGTCGGAGCGGACCATCATCGGGCTCGTCATGCAGACCCACGACAACTCCCTCACGACCCGCCTGCACCGGGGCCGCCTCACCGCCGACCAGGGGCACGGAGCCCCCAACCCCGTTCACATACCGGAGGGTTGGGAGGCATCACGACTCCTCGCGGCCGAGATCAACGGCTTCGCGGGGACGAACCTGGGTGAGCTCATCAACAAACCGCTGACCGCGCACTTCCTGGGCGGCTGCCCGATCGGCGCGACCCCGGAGGAGGGCGTCATCGACCCGTACCACCGCCTCCACGGCCACCCGGGGATCTCGGTGGTCGACGGCTCGGCGATCTCCGCCAACCTCGGCGTGAACCCCTCGCTCACCATCACCGCGCAGGCCGAGCGCGCGATGTCGCTCTGGCCCAACAGGGGCGAGGAGGACCGCCGCCCGGACCAGATGGCCCCCTACGCCCGGCTGACGGCGGTCGCGCCGCACACCCCGGCCGTCCCGGACCATGCGTACGGCCGGCTGCTGCTGCCCATGCCGAAGGTGCGGCGGATCCAGCCGGAGGGGGAGTAG
- a CDS encoding helix-turn-helix domain-containing protein, with protein MPGVAQPSDIEEPLGPLPQEFAAVMRPELPSLIKEIGLEVTRAYPEYARLLEGPYGQGIRVGVEQSISVFVDQVAEPTAPSTLRDEMCRRFGRFEAYEGRSLEQLHGAYRLGARIALRRAKKVGRRYNLSPTLMLTFADALLTYVDELETLSREGYLEVKTADGDHTDTLRRRLLHLILAGSPVPRNAIADLAEQAGWELPSQVTLVSLRTPCGVPQVNLDNDVLADLAEPLPHLLFPGPFDERRQLMLEASFPGVHVAVGLSVPLTGASDSLRWARQVLDLIETGIIEDEPTARCEDHMVTLWLLSDPALLAQLAQRELAPVADLTPSRRDRLVETLHAWLATRGTAAQIGEHLSVHAQTVRYRMRALEDIFGEQLSDPDRRFATELVLRATELEERRRPS; from the coding sequence ATGCCGGGAGTTGCACAACCCTCGGACATCGAAGAGCCGTTGGGACCGCTTCCGCAGGAGTTCGCGGCTGTCATGCGGCCCGAACTGCCCAGTCTCATCAAGGAGATCGGGCTGGAGGTCACGCGCGCGTACCCCGAGTACGCACGGCTCCTCGAAGGGCCGTACGGGCAGGGAATCCGTGTCGGCGTCGAGCAGTCCATCTCCGTCTTCGTGGACCAGGTGGCCGAGCCCACAGCCCCCTCCACCCTGCGCGACGAGATGTGCCGGCGCTTCGGACGGTTCGAGGCTTACGAGGGACGCAGTCTGGAACAGCTCCACGGCGCCTATAGGCTCGGCGCCCGCATCGCCCTGCGCCGGGCAAAGAAGGTCGGCCGGCGCTACAACCTCTCCCCCACCCTGATGCTCACTTTTGCCGACGCCCTTCTCACTTATGTCGACGAGCTCGAAACCCTTTCCCGCGAGGGGTACTTGGAGGTGAAGACCGCCGACGGGGATCACACCGACACCCTGCGCCGCCGCCTCCTCCACCTCATCCTCGCCGGGTCGCCCGTCCCCCGTAACGCCATCGCCGACCTCGCCGAGCAGGCGGGCTGGGAACTCCCCTCGCAGGTCACGCTGGTCTCCTTGCGCACCCCCTGCGGCGTACCCCAGGTCAATCTGGACAACGATGTCCTGGCCGACCTCGCCGAACCGCTGCCCCACCTCCTCTTTCCCGGCCCCTTCGACGAGCGAAGACAGCTGATGCTGGAGGCATCCTTCCCCGGTGTGCACGTGGCCGTCGGCCTCTCCGTGCCCCTCACCGGCGCTTCGGACTCGCTCCGTTGGGCGCGGCAGGTGCTCGACCTCATCGAGACCGGCATCATCGAAGACGAGCCGACAGCCCGATGCGAAGACCACATGGTCACCCTCTGGCTGCTCTCCGACCCGGCCCTCCTCGCCCAGCTCGCCCAGCGCGAACTGGCCCCCGTCGCCGATCTCACCCCCAGCCGCCGAGACCGCCTCGTCGAGACCCTGCACGCCTGGCTGGCGACGCGCGGAACCGCCGCCCAGATCGGTGAGCACCTCAGCGTCCACGCCCAGACCGTGCGCTATCGGATGCGCGCTCTGGAGGACATCTTCGGGGAGCAACTCTCCGACCCGGACCGGCGGTTCGCGACCGAGCTCGTGCTGCGCGCCACGGAGCTCGAAGAGCGCCGCAGGCCCTCGTAA